The genomic region AAATTGATGTATACTCATGGAAATACGTCGTGCGTCTTTGCCTCGGGTTTTGTAACAACCTGCTCGATTCTGCTTTGATTTTTGATGTTTGCGTTGCATTGGACTTGCTGCGTGTTGGATGTGCTTGACTTAATCTGTATAGCCGGATTTTCAGACATGGCACACAAAAATCACTGCCACGAGATCAAATTCCTTGCACGTATAGCCGACCCGCCTGTGACCTTCCTTTGAATGTGATTCGTGGGCTTTTCATAGAATTTGTCAGAGCGACATTTCTTGTCCATTTCTCCTCATCCTGTCGACTCACAAAAGTGATAGAAATTGATAAACAGTGGACAGGTTGATTGTAGGCTGGTGTATGTAAAGCCAATATACCGCTAAGGTCAGTACCATGGACAGAGAACAACTGGACAAATGCAGAACCAGGGGCAGGTCAGTCAGTTCAATAGTCTATGTTAAATCAGTAAGCGGTATTATTTACAATAATAGGTGAACTGTAGAATAAATTCAGTCTAGAGGCTGTTTCTTGGAAAAACTAAAACAGCTATAATCATTAATTAGGAATAATGGAATAGTGTACAGCGTCAAAGTAAAAAATCTATGTTGTCttttatgtaggctatgctgtgtgtatgtgttacaaAGAGAAGTGCTGGAGTAGCTGACAGCGTTGCTATTTATTAGCAGGAGGGACGTGGAGTATCAAGTTTTAGCTGTGTGCCCCAAATAGTGACTTAAGTGTCTAGGGGAGTTTGGTTTAGCAGGTTGTCAGGTAGATTAAATGTAGCATTAGGGTGCATGTGAGTTGTGCTGATTGCTGAGATTGTACTGAGATTTCATATTACATTTATCTCCAGACCTTAATCCGGAGAGactgtctgattttttttctgctcATGGTCATGAATCATTTCCCAatgtgcaaaactgtacataGCCAGAATGTCTGTTTGCCAGTAAAAGTCTGTTTGTGGTCTCggtctgtttttgtttagttGTAGGCACAGTGGGTCTCCTCTGGTCACTGTGCAACAGTATAAATTGGAGTAACAACAatcctgtgggtgggtgtaccCGTGCCAGACAGCAAAGAGCCAGGCATTCAGGCGACTGTGGGAACCCCCTGTTTACTGACCCGTGAGCGATCCGCTGCTTTAGTGGAGCAGATGCTGTTCTCACACTCCCACACTGAACAGCCATCCTGGAGGGAGGGGCCCAGCACAGTCAGCACTCAGCGGCAGCAGCACCACACAGCCCATTGGCTGTCCGGATATGCAAATGACCAGATCGGAAACAAAAGTGCCAGTCAGTGTTTTGAATGATTGGGTCTGTGGGGCTGCAACCATGTGGATGAGTGAGTGcatgaatgagagtgtgtgtgggagggggggtgggggggatttGGGGAGAAAGACTGAGTGGTTTTGTGCTTTTTTATTGCGCACAGCATGGTTTTTACATCGGATTTGTAAAGGTTTACGATTAACTAGtgaaagtttgaatgaagtatagaaagaaatagaatagattagtattttatttttttcattctctccgagagagggagcgagagagaaaggcaaagacaactttTTGCAACAGTGAATACATCCTGTTGGTGATTTCAGCAGGATCCAGTGATCCCGGCATTGATAATGATACCTGGACCAAACAGAGGGCTAAAAAAAGGAAGTGATGGTCAAGAAAGTAAACAATACCTGGACAAGAGAGGAAACAAGGACTAAAGTGAGCGAGATAAGAGGAGATGGCTGGTTCCAATTACCAGTGTTTTATTAGCGTTTTGTTAGAGAGTTTTGTAGAGTTTAACATCGTACCATTTTACAGTGCTAGACCTGATGTAGCCACAGCTCCAAGCAGTTCACCCTTTGTGTTTATCTCCTGATGCATATGTGCCACGTGTATGTTAACATAGAATAACATATAGGTTATTAGGTTATAGGTTTGAGTAGATTGACCCTGTACATTGGCCACATTACCTCTATGAACTGCAGCCCCATtgtcattacagtttttctcagtcgctttggtgctattctcacatcactattaacatttgcacagcagttagtgcatttctcaaaacaattagtgcaaactgcaaaacctagtggatgacctgcaaaagcacgtcacttgctcaaaatggatagtccattcctcaaaagcacgtattcatgtcaatgaaactgtcagtgtcatcaaaatgagaagtcttgacaccatcgtttatgaacaagatagtcaaatggctttgtcatgttttcattatgacagttctctcagtgttttccaatgcaaaaaaagggcagaaaaaaaggtgacactacctgaacatgctcaagacagcactgtacactacttgtacagccatttgaaaactacagtaaagttacacattgctgtagttaggggagtaagtgagtacaagacactgaatacgtacatttttactgtatgctctttgcaattctacagcattgtgacagaatttgataactagttcaacaattttgtatgtaatgactcaagcaatgaaatgaagactattagttttatagggaacgactattcagcatccataagtatagttcattttgactgacatgacataagcaaatgataatgttaaaaaacagcattgTAGAATTCatgagaattgtatgaaagcaactgatacatgtccaaaagcattttcaatttgttcagaggaaggagaatttgctactatgatgtgcacaaatgactaaatgttgtggaggttgaactaatagttatgagaattttcattctgatctgcaaaaagcaccaaagcgactgagaaaaactgtttATTTGACTACTATCATCGGATTGGTGCATCTTGAGTATGAAGTTACCTATTAGAAGTTGGCCTGGAAAAAGAAAGAACCAATGATAGAGAGACAGTATAAGTAAGAGAGATAGATTGCCTCAGTCTCATGGACATTTTAAAACATAACTGGAAACTAAAACGGACATAACTGAAATCAAATAAAACTAAACTGAATGTTGCCATTGATCTTATGGTTCACATCCCACCATTATGGTGAACAATGCAGCCCTACCTGATCTGAGGACTTTTGTACTAAAGCCAAAACCCCAACAAAATGTCACACTTATCACATAGAATATGCAGGGGTGTTTTCCACGAGTAGAGTGCTGCTGTGCAACTGCAGTGTAGCTCTTCTCCTGAGGGGGCAGACTCTGTTGTAATTACCCTCACTGGCTGCCTGGCGCCACCATGGCCCGCTCACAGACACAGGAGGACATCCTCACCGTTTGACTTTGCACTTTTAGCAACTCTGTGTTTTGCATGTGATGTTTACACCTTGGGCACATTGTTCAGTGTATCGTAAGGCACACATGCTCAAAGAGGGAACAAGGTGACTGAAATAATGGCAAAGATGAAGTAAGAAAGTTTGgcccactcacagacacaggagGACATCCTCACCGTTTGACTTTGCACTTTTAGCAACTCTGTGTTTTGCATGTGATGTTTACACCTTGGACACATTGTTCAGTGTATCGTAAGGCACACATGCTCAAAGAGGGAACAAGGTGACTGAAATATTGGCAAAGATGAAGTAAGAAAGTTTATCATTCAGGGAGGTTAAAAAAGAAACTGAGAACAtcgagacagaaagagacaaagaaaaaagTAATAGTTAAAGATGGATGACAAAGAAGTTTGACTGGATGAAAACCTGAGCAGTGGGAGCCCAAGGAATTTTCTGGTGATCAACGAGAAGTCAGCCAGGACGTCCACAGGCAGAGGCACCTTCAGAAAACTGGCATAAATATTTGAGTGTGCAGGTGGAAGCTGCTAGTAGGGGGGACAGGCTGTTTAAAGTCCATTAGGTATGCATGGACACATTAAGGTACCTACAGCACCTCCTCTCAGCATTCTCTCtctgcaacaacagcaaaataaagctgtgtggatgtgtgtgtgtgtgtgtgagagagagtttctaTGAAACTAGCTGATCTCAAAAAGCTTCCTTGtgatatagtataagtatatatacttttttgatcccgtgagggaaatttagtctctgcatttaacccaatcggtgaattagtgaaactcaaacagcacacagtgaacacacagtgaggtgaagcacacactaatcccggcacagtgagctgcctgctacaacggcagtgctcggggagcagtgaggggttaagtgccttgcttaagggcacttcagccgcggcccactggtcggagcccgaaccggcaaccctcctgttacaagtccagagtgctaaccagtgggccacggctgcccacaagcAATGATATTGAAGTTCTTTAGATTACTCTCTGTCCTTCTGCATTGATTGACTGTTTTTCCCAGCAGTGGTGTCCTCTTTCTGGTCCTCATATTGATCTGTAGCAAACAGATGGCTGCCAGCGAACTGCAGACTTAGGTTCATGTGATACTGTCGCCTACAGTCTAAGTCTGAAGGGACTTAATGTTGAACTCTTCATGCAACTTTTTCATTAACACCCCCCATCTCGCCCTCTCTCTTATGCCTCTATCTGTCTTTACATACTCTCTCAACTCATACTCTTTCATCTCCCACATCTTCTACTTTTCTCCATCTGTCTCACtttgtccctctctttcctctctcgctctcctcagGCATGGTGCAGAAGCTGGACCAGAAGCTGCCCGTCGCCAACGAGTACCTCCTGCTGTCGGGCGGGGTGCGTGAGGGCGTGGTGGACATGGACCTGGACGAGCTGAGCCCGTGCTCGCGCGGCACCGACTATGACATGGACTTCACACTGTTGGTGCCTGCGCTGAAGCTGCACGATCGCAATCAGCCGGTCACGCTGGACATGCGCCACTCGGCGCTTGGCCACTCCTGGCTCAGCCTGCGGCTGTTCGACGAGGGCACCATCGGCCGCTGGAAGGACTGCTGCACGCTGGCCGACCACGTCAACGGCGCCACCAACTACTTCTTCTCGCCCACGCTGGTGGCCGACTGGTTCTATGAGTCGGTGGCGGTGGTACTGGCCGAGGTCCAGCGCAAGCCCCAGCGTGGGATGCCGCGCGTGGAGCGCGCCGAGCGCAACGGCACCGTGGTCTCCATCGTCCTGGGCGTGGGCAGCAGCCGCATGCTGTACGATGTGGTGCCCGTTGTCTCGTTCAAGGGGTGGCCAGCCGTGGCCCAGAGCTGGCTGATGGAGAACCACTTCTGGGACGGCAAGAtcacagaggaggaggtgatcAGCGGCTTCTACCTGGTTCCGGCAAGCTCGCCCTCGGGCCGGCCAGAGAACGAGTGGCGCCTCTCTTTCGCCCGCAGCGAGGTGCAGTTGAAGAAGTGCATCTCCCCCGGCCTCATGCAGGCCTACCAGGCGTGCAAGGCCATCATCGTCCGGCTCCTGGCCAAGCCCAAGGCCGTCAGCCCCTACCAGCTGCGCAGCCTCATGCTGTGGGCCTGCGATCGCCTGCCGACCAGCTACCTGGCCCAGGAGGACTACTCCGCCCACTTCCTGCTGGGACTCATCGAAGACCTGCAGCACTGTCTGGTCAACAAGAACTGCCCTAACTACTTCATCCCGCAGTGCAACATGCTGGAACACCTGACAGACGAGATGGCCATGCACCACGCCCGCAAACTGGCCTTGGCCCGTGCCGACCCGACCGAACACCTCCGCTTGGCCATCGAACACACCAAGACCGCCAACCGACTGACCCTGGAGCtccagaggaggggcagcacgTCTGGCCTGCCCTCCCCACAGTCGGAGCTCGGGGCCGGGGACCAGCACCAGTCCGACGACCGACTGGCCAAGAAGCTGCAGCAGCTGGTGACGGAGAACCCCGGCAAGTCCATCTCGGTGTTCATCAACCCCGACGACGTGACCAGGCCACACTTCCGCATTGACGACAAATTCTTTTGAAATTCTCTGCTTCCTAGATGGAGCCGCTGTTGAGAAGACACTGGACATTGTCCTTATTGTGGGAACACCACTCTTAGACCCAAGTCTGTCACCATAAAAGGAAGCGTAAGCATGCCGAACAGTCATGACATCCAAAGTACTTGGAGAAAATGAGGAAATTCTGATGGATTAATGAAGTTGATTGTCTTCTGTGAGAAGTTAGTGTATAGTGACTGTTTAGTGATTGATAAAGGCTGATGCTGCTTTCAGGTAGACAGAGAATTAATACAGTGTAATTACCTGGTGATAAATGGTCAGCTCTCAAAACCTCACCAAGCTTTATATGCTCACGTGCATCGTCTTGACCTGTGTTTGAGGACAATTCTCTCCTTTTAACATAGTTTAACCCATAAGTCTAGATGTACTCTATGTCCAAATAATGTTGCTAACCAAGTACATAGGCTCATGAATCCATGTTGTTACTGTAGGTAAACATTAGCCTCTAAAACAGCCCATTTCTGGTGTGAATGTGAACTTTTCCAAAACATGCTAGAGCTCTGGTGAGCATCTGGTTATTGTCATATCTGAAGTGCAATTACTAAAACCTCCTTTTTGTAAACTGAGTAAAAAGAACCTGATTATTAATTATCATACCCATGTTATCATCATACATGTTATCATGCACAAGCAAACATTTACTGTCAGAATGTGTTGTATTAAGTTATGACTTGGCATTTATAACTATTGCGCAATGAAGCTTTTTTAATGATTGAAATGAATAGTTAATCCGGTCTTTTGTGTCCTTGGATGGATTCTCTGTGCCAGACAAGGATACAGATATTGAATTGCTGCAAACTGATATTGTGGCAAATATTATTGTAATACCTTTCAAATGCCATTGGTGACCTTTGGTCTCAGTTGCACCAACAGACACCCTCAAGGAGCAATTAAATATCAGATTATTTAAGAGGTGATGATGGTTTGGTTTTCAGTCAGAAAGAAAATTTTGATGTCAGCATTCCTGAGCGGTCTTTTGGGGAAGCTTGCCTCATATCATGGGTATAGGTCTAAAATGACACCATTCTCCATAATAAAAACCCTTCTTTAAGACTACTCAGGCCTTGTTGGGTTATATTACATTTTTCCTAATACTTGTACTtggtatgtatctgtgtgtgtgtgtgtgtgtgtgtgtgtgtgtgtgtgtgtgtgtgtgtgtgtgtgtgtctgaaagagagagagaaagagagagaagttaaTACAGAAGGGGGGGCAGGGTATGCACTAGGTACTGTATACTTGCCCATTGTACTATATGTAGCACTAAAGACCACTGTTCGACTTGGTCATATCCCCAGGAGGATCGAATAGCTGAGGTAAAATTTCACTGCAATATTACAGTACTTTTCCACCCTAGGCAGCATATACAGGATTCATGACAGTCTCAGGCAAGATCTTGTGAGACACTGACATCCTTCCACACAGCCCTCCCGTGCTGTTACCCCTTGCATTTCAACATGGTCACCAACTGGCCCTGTCACTGAAGCCGCACCATGAATATTGCCTATTCTGCACTGTTAAAAATAACCACACACTTGCAAAAATGACCAGAAAACATTTGCTGACAGCCTATTTAAATAGAGATCGCAGTGCGGTTAGCGTCATATTGTAATGCTGTGTCAATGTTTAGGTgaacacattttgtgtaatgGCACTATGTGAGGTTTCAGGTCACAGATATGATTGGAACAAAGGCAGAAGACTGCTCCGTGAAACGTTCTTTCTGGATACGTCTGAggcacactcactctgtcttCTCTCATTAGTTATTTATTACCTAATTTGGGCCTATCACTCACTTTCTGTGCTTAATATAGACGCAGTAACTATAATATACCGGAGTAAAAATTTTTTAATCTTTGACAGTATACAAATAATTCCTGGACGGATTTAAAAGTGTTGTAAGTGTA from Alosa alosa isolate M-15738 ecotype Scorff River chromosome 1, AALO_Geno_1.1, whole genome shotgun sequence harbors:
- the mb21d2 gene encoding nucleotidyltransferase MB21D2 — translated: MAAPALNRRAGSVNSIGSSPTATPNSSINNNRVITCYPELDFRSGTRIEELNRLIQEFSKHDQREYDDQRALEIHTAKDFIFSMLGMVQKLDQKLPVANEYLLLSGGVREGVVDMDLDELSPCSRGTDYDMDFTLLVPALKLHDRNQPVTLDMRHSALGHSWLSLRLFDEGTIGRWKDCCTLADHVNGATNYFFSPTLVADWFYESVAVVLAEVQRKPQRGMPRVERAERNGTVVSIVLGVGSSRMLYDVVPVVSFKGWPAVAQSWLMENHFWDGKITEEEVISGFYLVPASSPSGRPENEWRLSFARSEVQLKKCISPGLMQAYQACKAIIVRLLAKPKAVSPYQLRSLMLWACDRLPTSYLAQEDYSAHFLLGLIEDLQHCLVNKNCPNYFIPQCNMLEHLTDEMAMHHARKLALARADPTEHLRLAIEHTKTANRLTLELQRRGSTSGLPSPQSELGAGDQHQSDDRLAKKLQQLVTENPGKSISVFINPDDVTRPHFRIDDKFF